The region TATCCAGCATGTGTAATTTAAATGAAACAAGCATGATTAAAATAATTATTAACACACACGCAGGAATGATTATTTTACATCATGCGGTTCCATCCCGATTGGCATCGGGACAGGTAATGACCACTAAAATCAAAATTATAAACAGATAAAAATTTACAATAGTTGCCGTTAAAAAAACTTTAGCCGGGAATTGTATTCCATTTACCTTTATCAGCGCATCACAGCAATTTTGTTTTAGCCACCAAAACACCCGACTGAGACCGTATACAACTCAACGAGCACCGACTTCCCTGCTGCAAGTTCGCATGGTTTGAAATCACCTTATATTAGAAATTAATAATAAGTTAAATGACTCTGTCTCTAAAACATAGAAAACAAGCATGCGTTGTGTGTATTAAGTCTAATTTAAACTAATATAATTATGCTTAAATACTTAGTAGTTTTTTCTGCTTTCATTCTGTTTATTACAGGATGTGATAAAGATGAAGACACTGATCAGCTAACCAGTAATCAGCCAAAATCGACACAGTTTGAAACCATTGATAATTCCGGATATCCCGATGTAATCACGAATTACATTGGTCAAAACTACCCAAATCAAAGCATTGTAGAAATTTACATGAGAACTTTTGAAGATGGAAGTACAACCTACGAAGTCGAATTGAATAACGGTAATGAATACTATTTCGACAGCAATGGCAATTACCTGGGAATGGATGACAGCAACGTAAACATAAGTAATGACAGTATTCCCCAGTTGATTGGGAACTACATAAGTTCCAATTACCCTGAGCAATCTATTGTTAAAGCTGAATTTGAGATGGAAGATGGTATACGGGTTTATGAAATCACATTAAGCAACGGACTTGAACTTTATTTCGATGAAAGTGGTATGTTTTTGAGCCTCGATGACGATAGCGACCACATTAGTACAAGCGAGCTTCCCCAAAATATTTTGGACTACGTAACGGCAAACTATCCTGATGCCACCATTATTTATGCAGAAATGGACATTGAAGATGGAGCAACAGAATACGAAATAAAACTAGACAATGGTATGGAGCTGGAATTTGACGGGTCGGGCAATTACGTTTCAAGCGATGACAATCACATTCCCATTGCCGATCTGCCACAAGCTATAATTGATTATGTGGAAACAAATTATCCGGACAACAGTATTGCCAAAGCTGAACTGGAATACGAAGATGGCCAGCAAATGTATGAAATAGAACTGGATAACGAAATTGAACTTTATTTCGATATGAATGGAAATTTCCTGTTCATGGAAAACGACTAAAATTTTTCAAATACAGAATGTCCCTCAAACATTAAATGCATATAGTTTAATCCATAGGTGTAGATTATTTAAAACTTATTTCTAATGTTTGGGTGGCATTCTGTTTTTTATTGATTTCAGAGCAAGTAGTTTTGCTCCTTTTTTATGTTTAAATTACCGGTTTCGGGGCTTCTTTCGCCTGAGCCATATTTTATCTCCTTTTTGAGGTTCAGCACCCGGCTCCATTCGATTCTTTTTATAAAGCTTACGAAGTTTAACCGCATACTTCTGAGATATATACCACATGGTCTCCCCCTGTTCTACAATATGATGTTTATGATCTCTTGCTGCCCTGTTGCGTTTGGGCTGCAGGTAAATTATTTGACCAGGCTCAGGTTCAATACCATCTGGCACGTCATTATATTTTTGCAGCTCCCAGCGCATCTTGTCAAACTCTTCAGTAAGCGCAGCATAGGTGTCGCCCGGGCGCGCCACAGTAAATTCAACCCTGTTACGTTCTTTCACCGGATGTTTTCCGATACTGGGGACAAAACCCTGAGTTTCCTGAGCTTCCTGAGCTTCCTGAGTTGCAGCACTCTCCTTATCAGCCAGCTGTACTTTTACACCTTTATCTAACTTATGAAGATCATAGCGTTCGATGAGTTCAATAAGCTTTTTTGCATAATGTGGATTTGTAGCATAGCCAGCTTTTTTCAAACCCCTTGCCCAGCGCTTATAATCTGTAGGTTTATAATCAAATAAAAACTGATAGCGTGCACCATTGACCAAAAATGCACTGTGGTCTTTAAAAGATTCATCAGCATTACGGTATTTTCTAAAGCACTCATTCCGGGCATCATCGTCGTGCTTTATTGTTTGGCCACTCCAGTTGCCATGGCACTTTATCCCAAAATGATTGTTTGCCCGGCGTGCCAACCTGCTATTACCATTGCTTGATTCTAAAATAGCCTGGGCCATTGTAATGCTTGCAGGAATGCCTGTTCGCCTCATTTCAGATATTGCCACATCGCTATATTGCTCAATATAATCAGATCGGGAAATATCTTGTGCAGATGCCATTAGAGACAGAACAAATAAAAGCAACAATATGATAATTCGATACATAGATTTCAATTTTGGTGCTAATCTAATATTTTTAATTGAGCTGTTGCAATAATAAAACTATAACAAAAGATTTACAATTTCTGTAAAAACAGCATACCAAACTGGATATATTGTTCTTATGAGTGCCTCAAAAAAGAAGTGAAAGGGGACGAAAAGCAAGTTTACTTCTATTTCGCTTCAAACATGGCGTTTTTTTTGCATATTTGAACTGTGAAGTAAATTAATTAATGAATCGGGCCCGGTTTTAACAAGATAGCAGAAATTGCACGAAACAAGTGAATAGAGGCCGGATTCAGTCACAAATTAAAATTACAAACGGATGAAACAAGCAGAGTTTAACTTTTCTTACGAGACATATAACAACACAGAAGAACTTCCCACAACAGATTCCAAATTGGTAGAAAAAGCAATCGATGCGGCAAAAAATGCTTATGCACCTTATTCAGAGTTTAACGTGGGCGCGGCGGTATTACTGGAAAACGACAAAATTGTTATGGGTAATAATCAGGAAAACGCTGCCTACCCAAGCGGGTTGTGCGCCGAGCGGGTTGCCCTGTTTTATGCCAATGCCAACTACCCGGATCAAAGGGTAAAAGCGATTGCTATTGTTGCATTAAAAGATGGAGAGATGGTTCCTTCCGTTGTTACACCTTGTGGTAATTGCCGACAAGCCATGCTGGAAACAGAAAGCCGATTTGAAAAGCCAATAAGAATAATTATGGGAAGTCAGAAAGGTTTTTGGGTTGTTGATAAAGCCCAGTATTTATTGCCTTTGAGCTTTACCGGCGATTCTCTGTAAGATATGACGAAAGAATGAATTTCTGCTAAAAATCATTCTTGTTGGCATTAAACCAACGAGTGCAATGCCAATTAAAACCAACATTCCATAAATACCAATAAGGTCGAAAGCGAATTGACCTACTGCTATGCTTATGAGCGTTACAAAAAGTATTATATCGAAAATTTTCATTATCAGAGCTTTTATCGGTGCAATAATAGTGACTTTCAGGTCTTTCAAAGTTAATAAAAGAAAATCTTAATATTAAAATTTTATTAACAAAATATTTAAAAAATTTTATAGCAAACTCCATAAAACATAGTGTGTTAATTTACAGCAAAATACATCTCTAAAGATAATTATTTTTTCTTTTCTCAATTACCGGGGGCCTTTGGCTCCATCGCAACAAAGCTTATGTGTCACTCTAAAAAAAACATAGGCAACCTCAAGAGCATAATATTCATCCAAACCATAAATAGCGTGAAGCCCGCAAAAGTATCTTTAGCTTTTAACCAGCAGGCTAGCCTATAAAAAGCTATTGACTAAAGCCTACAGAGTAACGGGTTTTCGGTATCACATAAATGATGTTATGATATATTTTGAAATTAATGATTAAGACTAGAACACGCTTGAATGGCTGTTGTATCCTATTAAAAATCAATTTTTTTCAGTGGATTGAATGATGTGAAACTCAACGCGGCGATTTTTGGCCCTGCCGGCTTCGGTACTATCAGGTGCGATGGGTTTTGTGCTTCCAAAACCATAGGTCTGCATGCGCGATCTTGCAACGCCCTGGTTAACAAGAAAATTAGCGATAGACAAGGCTCGTTTTCTCGATAAATTAAAGTTATAAGTGTTTGTGCCAACAGAGTCCGTATGGCCGTTAATGTTCAACACCACCCCCCTGGTATCTTTCATTATTTTGGCTAAATGCGTCAAAAAATTGTTGTATTCGCTACTAATATCGTGCTTATTAAATTCAAAGCCGATGTGCGAAGTCACAACCAACGTATCTTGCTCATAACTTAAATTTATCTTATCCTGGAAAGACTCCTTCATTTTTTCAAGGTTCCATTCTACTTCATGTATACTCAATTTTTCGAATTCGGGAGCTTCAAATGAACCTTGTTCAAGGAAAACGCCCGAATCGTATAAATCATCACCCACATCGGCAATGGCAATTTTAAGTTCATATTTTACATATGGCTCTACCTTTGCCGCTGCTACCAGCTCAGTGGTGAACCCGTCAAAAGTAAATTCCTGGGCACGGTACGATTTCACAGGATCATCCTGCATTGCCTGATAATCGTAACCTGTAAAGTATGTGTTGGGTATATAAAATGCACTGTTTTTACGGTTATTGATATTATCTACGGTAACCGGGGTGCCATCTTTAAGCTGCGCCAGATTCTGGTATTCCATATCATCGCTTTTCCGTATAAAAAACGCAAAAACATCATTTACCCCTTTATTAACGTATTCGGGATACTCCTCTGAACCAAAAAAATAGCTGAACTGCACGGAATCGGCATATGGAATAAACTCAATGGTAAGCACAGCAGCATCATTGGTGCGGTTATTTACCAGTCTGCTCAAATCACGATCTCCGGGGTAGCCCATAGGTGCACCTGAATTACCTGTGCGATTTGGCGCACTTACATTACGTGCATATCCGGTAGTAAGCAAAACTCCGCGCTTTACATTGAACCCAGGAGTATTATTATTGAAATAAGCAATGGAATGTCGCGATCCGTAATAATTTACATTTAATATTTTTACCCCACTGTTTGGTTTTGTTAGTTTTTCGCGCACAAGCTCATCAGGCGTGAAATGGTACCTCACCCAAAGTTGAGCCGATGTATTCAGGGTAAAAAAAAGTAGTAAGGTTATTACTGCAAATCTTATCATGCCAGTTGATCAAATTCTCGCCATAGATTATCATCCAACGGCAGCGGAGCTTCAATTATTATCTTTTCCTGTTTCACCGGGTGAACAAACTCCAACTTTTTCGCATGCAGATTTATTCCTCCCCCTTTATTTGAGCGTGGAAATCCGTATTTTAAATCGCCTCGAATTGGTGTTTTAATTTTAGCTAATTGACAGCGTATTTGATGATGGCGCCCTGTACGCAAATTTACTTTGACAAGGTAATAGTTTGAGGAGCGGCCGGCTACTTCATAATCGAGCACAGCTAATTTACTACCCTTTTTTTGTTTAAAACTCGCGAAAGACTTATTTTTTGATTCGTCTTTACGGAGATAATGCTTGAGTGTATCTTTTAACTTTTCAGGTTTATCTTTTACCAATGCCCAGTATTCGCGTTTAATATCGCGATTACGGAGCAATTCATTCATGCGGGCAAGAGCTTTTGAGGTGCGCGCAATGAGCACGACCCCACTTACAGGCCTGTCAATACGGTGTACAAGCCCGGTAAACACATTACCGGGTTTATTATATTTCTTTTTCAGGTATTCTGCAACTTCATCAAGCAAAGATTTATCTCCTGATTCGTCGCCCTGCACAAGCATACCCACTGGTTTATTAACTGCTATAAGGTGATTATCCTCATAAAGGATGTCTAGTTTCATAAAAAATTTTGCCTTTTAATATTGTTCTTTTTCATTCGGGAATCGTTGTTCTTTCACATCTTCCACATAGGCCTCTACTGATCCTGAAATTTCGGCAAACAGGTTATGGTATCTGCGTAAAAAACGTGGAGAAAAGTCCTGTGTAATGCCAAGCATGTCGTGTAGCACAAGTACCTGTCCATCTACATCGGCGCCTGCGCCAATTCCAATCATAGGAATTTTTGAATTATCAGTAACTTCTTTTGCCAATTTTGCGGGAATTTTTTCCAGTACAATTGAGAAGCAGCCTGTTTTTTCAAGTAATTTGGCATCTTCAACCAGCTTTTTAGCTTCAGCTTCTTCTTTTGCCCGCACCACGTAGGTTCCAAATTTGTGTATAGATTGCGGTGTAAGTCCAAGGTGCCCCATTACCGGAATACCTGCCGATAAAATGCGGTGCATAGACTCTATGATCTCTTCGCCACCTTCCATTTTAATGGCCTGCGCACCCGTTTCTTTCATTATACGTATGGCTGAACTTACAGCCTCTTTGCTGTTACCCTGATAGGCTCCAAAAGGCATATCAACCACAACCAGGGCTCTTTTAGCGGCTCTAACAACTGACTGGGCATGATAAATCATTTGATCAAGGGTGATAGGCAGTGTGGATTTATGACCAGCCATTACGTTACTGGCAGAATCTCCTACCAAAATCACATCTATTCCTGCCTGGTCTACAATTCGCGCCATTGAATAATCATAGGCCGTTAGCATGGATATTTTTTCGCCACGCAACTTCATTTCATTTAATACGTGCGTGGTAACTATTCTGGGTTTTCCGTGAACTGACATATTGATTTATTTTTTACAAAGATACAGGCTTTTGCCAGAAATAAACAAAGTATGGTCGTTTTTGAATTTATGAAACCTGTTTTTTTGAAATGATCAGTAAAAATCGAAAAGTATACAGTATATCAACAAAAATGGAGCTACCGGTAAACCAATAGCTCCATTATGATTTATAATTAAGTTTTTATAGTCCGAGTACCTTTGGCCCTTGATTAAAGCGAATATCCACAGGAATACCTGCTTCAGTTATTCTGTCTAAATCGTTTTGCAACATATCTCCGATACCACCATTTTCTTCAATCAATATTTGAGCACCTTCGTAATCGCCTTCACCCTGCATTTCCAGAATTAAACCACCTAAATCGTTCATGGCTTTTTGCATTTTTTCAAAGTTTACACGGTATGTACCATTTTCTTCGCTGCGGGTAAATGCTTCTGCATCTTTGAAATAATTGAAACGCACCATATTGGCTACTCCATGTGCACTGGTAACACCAAAACGGATAGAACGGAAAATACTGGCCATAAATGTCACATAATTATCCATCAGGTCTTTATCTTCAAATTCACCCATTTCGTTTAATTTGGTTACAAGGAACAAACCAATAATATCAGCTTTCCCCTCTTCTATTGCACTGTAATTATCCTGTAAAGCTTCTCTTACTGTACCTTTATCGTTCACTGTATTGTTTATACCCAAACCGTGCGCTACTTCATGAAACATTGTATTTTCAAAAAATGCATCAAATTTAACGTGTTTGCGCTGATCCTCTGCAATCAGAACTTCGCTGATAGGCACCAGGATCTTTTCAAATTTAGCCTGCATGGCATTGCGAAGCTGTAACTTACGACTACCTTTTTCGGCATGTACGCGTGGATCATTGGGCAGGTTAATGGCAATATTTTTACTGGCCGCATTACAATCGCCGGCATAATAAATTACATCATAAACATTCATATCGGCATGTGCACGTGCTTCTTCCTGCTTGTATTTCTCATCGCATGGCAATGACTTTTGTAATTCAGGTAAAAGTTTACCGTATTTATTAAGTTTTTTACTCCATTCCATGTCTTTGATAAGAATTTGACCCGAATGAGCAGCACGATAACCCATAAACTGGTCTTCGTAACTTTCAATTGGGCCAACCACAAAGTCAATCATATTGTCCTGCATATCCATCCAGGCTAAATCGCTGGCCAGGTATTTATCGGTAAGAAGAGCATCGGCACGCAGATTAAGGTATTTTTTGAAGCCTTCACTCTCTGCGTAGGTTGCGGCTTCTTTAAGTAGTGATGCTGCCTTATCAACCTCTTCCGGATAATACTCATGGTAAGGGATATTGATTAGGTTACCCTCATCGTCGCGACGAACCATTGAGTACCAGCTATCTTTATTTTCGTTATCCCATTCTTCAAACTCTTCTTTTGTGATATCGGCCGGATAGTAATTGGCTCCTGCAGGCTTTTCGCCATAACCCTCAATAAAAGGATTATCTCCGTCTAAGCGATCCCACGGACCATAATTAATTTCCGCGTAAAGTCTGGTCCATTCGTCATCAATATTTTCCATCAGCGCTTCTTTATCGCCAAAAGCATCCTGCCAAAAAAGCACTTCCATCACATCTGCAACATCAAATAAGATTTTCAGCATCTCTTTCTGGTTATCTGACAGATGGCTAATATCTGTTTTTAAATCAACAACGGCATATTGTTCAACTTTTTGCTGCATTTCAGATTTGCCTTGTTTGTCTGCATCGGCCTCTTTAGCGCTTTTATTGCAAGCTGCGAATAAAAAGGCTCCTGCAAGTGTAAATATGAATATCTTCCTGATCATAACTTAGGTATTTTATTGTTTATAAATAAGATAAATTTTCATCGTCTTCGTAAAATTTAAAGCCAAGCCTTTTGGCGGTTTTGACCTGATTATGGGTATTTTTGCGGTTAAGTTGTTCAACCGAAGCTACAGCCACTTTGTCATACGGAGGCACCAACAAATCGAAATCGAGAGAAAACAGTATGGCTGCCTGCAAAATATCGCGGATGTTTTTAGTGTCAATTGTTTCCTGTCCAAATTTATTGAACAACACACCCAACTGACGCTTACCTTCTACAAAAAAGTAATTATCCTTATTGATAAACAGCCGCCCAATAAGGTATCCGAGATCTTCGGAACGGTTATACTTAAACGAATCAGCCAGGAAGTTATATATGTGAATCAACCCACAAAATGATGCTTTTTCATCTTGTTTTACTGCCGGGGTATTCCAAACGGGGTGTTTACGGTCAAACTCAAAAACATTGGTATGCATAGAGAAAACCAAC is a window of Salinivirga cyanobacteriivorans DNA encoding:
- a CDS encoding glucosaminidase domain-containing protein; this encodes MYRIIILLLLFVLSLMASAQDISRSDYIEQYSDVAISEMRRTGIPASITMAQAILESSNGNSRLARRANNHFGIKCHGNWSGQTIKHDDDARNECFRKYRNADESFKDHSAFLVNGARYQFLFDYKPTDYKRWARGLKKAGYATNPHYAKKLIELIERYDLHKLDKGVKVQLADKESAATQEAQEAQETQGFVPSIGKHPVKERNRVEFTVARPGDTYAALTEEFDKMRWELQKYNDVPDGIEPEPGQIIYLQPKRNRAARDHKHHIVEQGETMWYISQKYAVKLRKLYKKNRMEPGAEPQKGDKIWLRRKKPRNR
- a CDS encoding dipeptidyl-peptidase 3 family protein, whose translation is MIRKIFIFTLAGAFLFAACNKSAKEADADKQGKSEMQQKVEQYAVVDLKTDISHLSDNQKEMLKILFDVADVMEVLFWQDAFGDKEALMENIDDEWTRLYAEINYGPWDRLDGDNPFIEGYGEKPAGANYYPADITKEEFEEWDNENKDSWYSMVRRDDEGNLINIPYHEYYPEEVDKAASLLKEAATYAESEGFKKYLNLRADALLTDKYLASDLAWMDMQDNMIDFVVGPIESYEDQFMGYRAAHSGQILIKDMEWSKKLNKYGKLLPELQKSLPCDEKYKQEEARAHADMNVYDVIYYAGDCNAASKNIAINLPNDPRVHAEKGSRKLQLRNAMQAKFEKILVPISEVLIAEDQRKHVKFDAFFENTMFHEVAHGLGINNTVNDKGTVREALQDNYSAIEEGKADIIGLFLVTKLNEMGEFEDKDLMDNYVTFMASIFRSIRFGVTSAHGVANMVRFNYFKDAEAFTRSEENGTYRVNFEKMQKAMNDLGGLILEMQGEGDYEGAQILIEENGGIGDMLQNDLDRITEAGIPVDIRFNQGPKVLGL
- the cdd gene encoding cytidine deaminase, with the protein product MKQAEFNFSYETYNNTEELPTTDSKLVEKAIDAAKNAYAPYSEFNVGAAVLLENDKIVMGNNQENAAYPSGLCAERVALFYANANYPDQRVKAIAIVALKDGEMVPSVVTPCGNCRQAMLETESRFEKPIRIIMGSQKGFWVVDKAQYLLPLSFTGDSL
- a CDS encoding RluA family pseudouridine synthase, translated to MKLDILYEDNHLIAVNKPVGMLVQGDESGDKSLLDEVAEYLKKKYNKPGNVFTGLVHRIDRPVSGVVLIARTSKALARMNELLRNRDIKREYWALVKDKPEKLKDTLKHYLRKDESKNKSFASFKQKKGSKLAVLDYEVAGRSSNYYLVKVNLRTGRHHQIRCQLAKIKTPIRGDLKYGFPRSNKGGGINLHAKKLEFVHPVKQEKIIIEAPLPLDDNLWREFDQLA
- a CDS encoding PepSY-like domain-containing protein, whose product is MLKYLVVFSAFILFITGCDKDEDTDQLTSNQPKSTQFETIDNSGYPDVITNYIGQNYPNQSIVEIYMRTFEDGSTTYEVELNNGNEYYFDSNGNYLGMDDSNVNISNDSIPQLIGNYISSNYPEQSIVKAEFEMEDGIRVYEITLSNGLELYFDESGMFLSLDDDSDHISTSELPQNILDYVTANYPDATIIYAEMDIEDGATEYEIKLDNGMELEFDGSGNYVSSDDNHIPIADLPQAIIDYVETNYPDNSIAKAELEYEDGQQMYEIELDNEIELYFDMNGNFLFMEND
- the panB gene encoding 3-methyl-2-oxobutanoate hydroxymethyltransferase — protein: MSVHGKPRIVTTHVLNEMKLRGEKISMLTAYDYSMARIVDQAGIDVILVGDSASNVMAGHKSTLPITLDQMIYHAQSVVRAAKRALVVVDMPFGAYQGNSKEAVSSAIRIMKETGAQAIKMEGGEEIIESMHRILSAGIPVMGHLGLTPQSIHKFGTYVVRAKEEAEAKKLVEDAKLLEKTGCFSIVLEKIPAKLAKEVTDNSKIPMIGIGAGADVDGQVLVLHDMLGITQDFSPRFLRRYHNLFAEISGSVEAYVEDVKEQRFPNEKEQY
- a CDS encoding OmpA family protein, which codes for MIRFAVITLLLFFTLNTSAQLWVRYHFTPDELVREKLTKPNSGVKILNVNYYGSRHSIAYFNNNTPGFNVKRGVLLTTGYARNVSAPNRTGNSGAPMGYPGDRDLSRLVNNRTNDAAVLTIEFIPYADSVQFSYFFGSEEYPEYVNKGVNDVFAFFIRKSDDMEYQNLAQLKDGTPVTVDNINNRKNSAFYIPNTYFTGYDYQAMQDDPVKSYRAQEFTFDGFTTELVAAAKVEPYVKYELKIAIADVGDDLYDSGVFLEQGSFEAPEFEKLSIHEVEWNLEKMKESFQDKINLSYEQDTLVVTSHIGFEFNKHDISSEYNNFLTHLAKIMKDTRGVVLNINGHTDSVGTNTYNFNLSRKRALSIANFLVNQGVARSRMQTYGFGSTKPIAPDSTEAGRAKNRRVEFHIIQSTEKN